The nucleotide sequence AGTAAATAGAACTTATATATTATACAAATAACAGAACGCATGGTACAACGTAAATAACAATAATTCAAAGGAGTTGGGTGAGATGAAACAAAGAGATCGCGATCAGAAAGTGCACTGGGAGGCAACGGCATACGATCAAACGATGCGTTTTGTATCTGATTACGGTCTAGATTTGTTCAAGTGGTTAAACCCGCAGCAGGGTGAAAGCATCGTTGACTTTGGTTGTGGGACAGGTGATTTGGCTTCACAGATTGCAGGGAGCGGAGCAGAGGTGCTCGGTGTAGATATTTCACCAGAGATGGTTCAGCGTGCAAGAGAGAAGTATCCGTTGCTACGATTTGAATGCGCAGATGGAATGAGCTGGACGCCCACACAAACTTATGATGCCGTCTTCAGTAATGCAGCGTTGCACTGGATGAAGGATGCTGAGGCAGCTGTGGAAACGATGACGAAATGTCTTCGCAAAGGTGGGAGACTCGTCGTGGAATTCGGTGGCTATCGTAACATCCAATCGATTATAGATGCGATGCAGGCAACATTAGAAAATAGCGGAAGAATGGATGCATTCGTGAACCCGTGGTACTTTCCAAAGGTGGGAGAATATGCTGCGATCTTAGAACGACATGGGATGGAGGTTAGTCATGCGATGCTGTTCGATCGGCCGACAGCGCAAGAGAAAGGTGAGAAGGGGATGTTAAATTGGCTTCATATGTTTGGTACAGCTATGGTCCCCAAGGCTACGAAAGCAGAAACAGAAGAGTGGTTCAATGAGGTTGTTATGCGGTTGAAATCTACTCAATATCAAGAGGGCAGTTGGATCGCAGATTATCGAAGAATTAGAATGTATGCACTTAAACAACAATAATGGATTCCAATTTATGGTTAGACGGGTGCGTAGCAACATCTTATAATACGAGTAGTCAACTTGGAATATGTCACAATTAACTTACTCAATTTGGAGGATGAGATTCGAATGCAATGTGCCCAATGTGGTCATCTAAATCAAGTAGGGAAATTTTGTGTGAAGTGTGGTGCAAGTCTTGAAGGAGTGAATATGAATAAGCCGAGTGATGTGGTGCCCGTTCAACCTCCGATTCAACAACCACAGCAGGTGCCTCCTGTGCAATATGGACAACCTGCTCAGCCTATTCAATCAGGGCAACCTGCTCAGCCTATTCAATCAGGGCAACCGAACCCGCAAATGGAACAAATTAAGAAATCAGCGACAGACTATTTTAGCTTCTTCATACAAATGCTAAAAGCGCCTGTGCGCACGGGTCAACAAACGAATGCAGGGCAGATGGTCAACGGACTAATTACGATGATTGTGTTCTCCTTGATGCTGCCGTTAACGATTTATTTTGAACTTCGTCAAGCATTTAAAGATGTGTATAGTTTCTTTGGAAGCAACACGATTAATTTACCTGCGGGAGATTATATCTTTAAGCCTTTCTTTGTTTTAATTATAGCTGTCCTGTTAGTGACGGCTATTATGCTTCTTGTACTGAAATTGGGCAGGGTCGTTACGAATTTTAAAGAAGTGATTGCGAGATTTGGAGCATTGATGGTTCCTGCAGCCGCGCTGTTCACGATTAGTTTCTTGTTTGCACTGATTAAAATTGATGTGGATTTGATTGGATGGCTCACCATGCTCGGGTTCTTCTCATGGCTCGTAGCGATCTGCTATACAATTTATAGCTTTAAAAAGGATCAACCGGATGGACTAGATACATTCTATTGTCTATTACTTACGTTCATTGGATCGTTTATTGTATTTGCAATCTTCGGTGACAGTATCCTGTCTTCATTTTTCGGCGGTATTGAACGTCTGTATTAAAAACGAGATCATAGAAGCGTAAAAAAGCCAAGCTGTCAGCGGACAGCTTGGCTTTTTTATTGCTCTTCCTCACGGAACTGGCTAAGGAACGCTTTAGGAATAGGTGTTTCGAAACGCATCGTTTCACCGGTCGTTGGATGCACGAAGGATAGAACGCGAGCGTGTAGACCGAGGCGATTGATCGGCTTCGTCTTGGAGCCATACTTCTTATCCCCGACAATTGGGTGACCGAGATCTTGCATGTGAACGCGTATTTGATTTTTTCGACCTGTTTCGAGCTCTACTGTGAGCAATGAGTATGTGCGAGTGGCTTTAAGTACTTTATAATGCGTCACTGCATGTAATCCATCTTCCGGATGCGGACTAGAGTACATCTTCATTGCACTATTTTCTTTTAACCATGAGGTAATCGTTCCTTGTGATTTTTTGACTAGTCCTTCTACTAACGCCACATAGGTACGTTCCTTAACGGTATTTTTCCAATCATTTTGCATCTTCTGCTGGACTTGTTCACTTTTGGCGAACATCATGACACCAGATGTGTCCCGATCAAGACGGTGCAAGACGAAGATGCGGTTTTGTGCATGCTTCAAGCGAACATGTGCGGTTAACTGACGATAAGCCGTTAACTCTGCATCTTCAGCTGTTGCGATCGAGAGTAAGCCGGCATCCTTGTAAATGACAATGACGTCATTGTCTTCATGAAGAATTCGTAAACCAACGAATGAAGAAGATGAAGTGGCGCGTTCTTTACTGATTGAAACGATCTGACCGGGTTTCAAAGGATGGTTGTAAAGCTTCTCCACACGATCATCCACTGAAACTTGTCCATGCGACAGCAATGATTTGATGGAGTTGCGACCTTGCCCGGACAGCTTCGCTAGTAAAAATAATAACAATTCGGTTTCCTCGGTAACTGGAAATTGCCGTGGGGGTGTTGAATGGTTACGTGCCGGACCGGCTTGGTGGCGGGAAGCCGACGGTTTGCTCTTGAAAGCCCCGCCAGAACGGCGGGGCGACTTATTGTTCTTCATGTAGAAGCTCGATCCTCTCTATTCCTTCATATACCCGGCATCGAGCAGGTTTTTAAGAAACTGCACAGCTTCTGCGCGGGTTAACGTATCAGCACCTTGGTACCCCTCAACAGTGGCAGACGACTTACCTTGGGAGTATCCATTGTCTAGCAAATATTGAATGGCAGCATCGTCAGTGTACGATAATCCAGCTGCAGATGCAATGAGCTCTGCGACGGACAAACGGCTCATCGGCAATAGGCGAATTGCTGAATCACTGCTCCCTAGCAGATTATAACCGTTCGCACCTGCATATACATAGTACTTGTTGGACCACCTTCCATCCGACTCTGGCACCGGAATTGCTAACGCGCCTATGAACATTTTCAAAAACTCTTCCTCGGATACTTGCTCTTTAGGTTTGAACTTTCCATCAGCATATCCAGAGACGATCTTGTTATTGTTCGCCCAAATGATCGTATCTCGCGCCCAATGCGTTGCGATGTCTGAGAATGGATAGACTTCTTCAGGCTTGGGAGGTGCAACGTAGTTTTGTGCGCTCATGAATTCAACGGAATAGTTAATTTTTGCTGGGCTACCGCTCAATGTGAGCAGTCCAGAGACCACCACTTCAAACTTGTCCCCTGCAGCATACTTATCAATGCCATTCGGACGGAAAATAATTGCGGGACCGGAGCCATAATTTGTCTCATCGACATTGAAGTAGGCATCGCTGCTTGTTACCTTATTGTTGGCTTCGCCTAATTTCCATGTTTTCTTCTGCTTATCTCGTGTCCTTGTTAAGGTTACGGTTACCTTGCTTGCATCTGGAATCTCGTACATGGACATATTCGGACTTATCGACCAAGCATAATCGGCATTGAATACTTCAATCGGAAACGCGCCTTGCGCAGGGTATGCGACATAATTGTAGGCTACTTTTTCCGTCCGACTACGATCAAAAACTTGCATCGCCGAAAACTTTGAACCCGATGTGGATTCTGCAAGACCGAGCCCGATGTTGAGCAACATCGGATTTAATATCCAGCGGCGATGTCCGACGGCATCCAGATTGTATACGTCGGAATCCTCCATGTAGGAATGGATGGAATGGATTAGAATATGCGTCCTAAAGCCAAAAGAAGAGTATATATTAGCGGATGAGGTAGACGCGTATCCTTTCTTATAGAAGTCATCATCCATGTTCGATGGTTGGCCGGGACGATGGCTAAGTGATTTGTTGGCAGCGAGCAACACAGAACCATATTGCGCTTTCTCGTTTAATTCAGCGGATGTCTTCAAGTCGTAAGGCAAGCCACTGATGAAGCGATAGAAATTAGCTGCGTTTACTGCATCCTTCAAGTAGTCGGCTTTTAATGATCCTGGTGTATGATTTTTACTGACTGAGGGCTGAACCTGATAAGGTTTATTGATATCGCTAGTAGGGCTCATCAGTTTTTTCCACTGCTCGGCAATTTCTTTGCCTGTACGGCTTGGTAACCCACTGCTTGTGTCTGTAGTTAATTCAGCTGTAGCATTCGCGCTTGGTGTGACGAGTACTAGGAGCATACAGACGAGTAGAATGACGGGTAGGATCTTCGTAGAATGTAGTTTCTTTTTCATAATCATTCTCCTAATCTTAGTATTGATATAGTTATTAATTCGCTAGACAGAATAAAGTTCCTGTTCGTGCCCGTTTTTAATCCTATAGTCCTTGACGGATAGGAATCTACTCGTGTATAGTGTGTATAACGATATACACACTATACAGTCAAGCAGGAAGGGGTAATCATAGTGACCCAGTGGCAAGCGGTTCGATTAGTTGGGGTGCACATCTTGAAGCGAGAATGGATTGGTGTAGTTGCAACTTTAATATTCGCGCTCTATTGTGGCTTTGTATCGGGATCGATGATCGGGGAATACTTCCATAAAGCGAATCCTCCAGGTGCCATCATGTCACTTGTGGATCTCATGTATATCGTGGTCTACCCTTTCTTTGGAACGATAATGAATCGATCGGTTATGACGATTTGTCGTGAAGATGCCTATTCGAAACGAATTGCGGTGCTACGAGCGTTACCGATTTCATTCCGTGCGATTCTTCAAGCTAGACTGCTGCAATCGTTCATTATGATACCGATCATCGGCGGTGTATCACTCATTTTTCAATATGTGTTGTACTCTAAAATACGTGAAGCGTTGTCGTGGACAGAATGGCTTACATTCACCTTGTTGGTTCTAACTTATTCTTTAATCGCAGGTACGTTGTACTTCGTAATAGAATCAGTATGCAATGGAAAGCAATATGTCATTGTTTATACGATTATGATGTTTGTAGTGATCGCGGTCGGTATTACGATCAATTTGTTAGGAAAAAGTCTCTTTGAAAGAGTGATGACGTTCGTGCAATCTGGTTCAGCAACGATAGGCTGGATGTTAGCGCTTCTCGTGCTTGTATGTGTCATTAACTGGTTAGGCTACAATTTCACTCTCCGTCGAATCAAATCACGCTCAATTATGCTATAGAATGAATTTTAGTTTGAGAGAAACAGGGGGTGAAACTGTGTGGCTGCCCATTCAAATCGACGAACAACGACCAGAACCGCTCTACCACCAGATTGAAGTTCAGCTTCGCGGTCTCATCCTTAGTGGACAATTGAAAGAAGGAACTTTGCTACCTTCGATTAGAGAGCTTGCAGTATCCTTGAAATGTAGCGCAATAACGGTACGAAGAGTGTATCAGGACTTGGAAAATGAAGCGTTAATTCGTACGAGGCAAGGGATGGGGACATTCGTTGCGGGCATTGATACAATGGCATTAGATGAGCATCGACTGGAACAAGTAAAAGAAAAGCTTATACGTGCGATTAATGTAGGACTAGAGCTAGGCTTTGCTATAATGGAAATAGAGCAATTGTTCAAGGAGCTCGTTGAACAGAAGACTGTTGATTTAAAGGGGGGATCGCTGTGACACTTGTCGATACAGATCATGCTATCGTGTTAAAAGGGGCAGAGCATCATCAATCTCCTTTTACGTTAGGACCGCTAAATTGTGAAATTCCAAGAGGGTATGTAACTGCAATTGTTGGACGGAATGGATCAGGTAAGAGCACACTGTTCCGTATGCTGCTTGGACTTGCACCTGTTAACGGTGGAACGATAGAGGTGCTAGGAACGCTTCTGGGACCTCAGAGCGATGAAGCCTATAAAGCCAAAGTGGGTTTTTTACCAGAGAATCCTTTCGCATATGAGAATTCAATCACAGCAAATGAGAAGGCAGCCTTCGCCTCAAAGTGGTATCCCACTTGGGATTGGGAGCGTTATTACAAAATTATGCGCCATTTCGACGGTGAGGGAACAAAGAAGCTCTCAAAGCTATCGAAAGGGATGCGCCGCAAAGTAGAATTGGCCGTAACGTTAGCCCATGATCCTGAATTGCTGCTTTTAGATGAGCCATCGACAGGATTAGATCCTTTCGCTTGGAAGAGTATGATCGAGCAGCTGCAACGTTACATGGAGAATGGTGATCGCACGCTCGTTATTGCTTCACACATCACGGAAGAAGTGCGACGGCTAGCAGACTATATTCTGTTTATGTATCGTGGCTCCATTCTAGGAATATATGAAAAAGATAAATTGTTCGATGATTGGCGGGTACTCGTTGTTCAATGGCAAGGTGAATCGATTCCGGATCGTGGAAAACTGGGAGGAATTCCAGGCGTTCAGGGAATTACGGAAGCGGGTCCAGGCATCTTTCGGATTGAGGTCAATGAGCCTGCTTCAGGAGAACAATATTGTCAAGCTATCGGATTCCATGTGCTGTCCGTACAGCGAATGGAATTGGAAGATATATTAGGTTGTTTAATACGTAAGGAGGATGCAAAGAGATGAGTGTACTTCAGGTCGAACGAATTACTAAAAATTATGGTGACAAAACAGCAGTTAACGGTCTTAGCTTTCAGGTCGCAGAAGGTGAAATTTACGGCTTGCTCGGTGCCAATGGTGCGGGGAAGACAACGACAATGCGGATGATTCTTGGACTAATTTTGCCAGATGAGGGTGACATTCGTTACTTCGGTAAAGGGTACAGCAATGAGCAGCTCAGTATGCTCGGTTACTTGCCAGAAGAGAGAGGGATGTATCCCAAGATCAAGGTAAGCGAGCAGATTATATATCTTGCACAGCTGCGTGGAATGTCGCGCAAAGATGCGGATCGCAATCTTAAGAATTGGTTAGAGAGATTTCAAGTACCTGAGTATTATAATAAGAAGGTTGAAGAGCTATCCAAAGGTAACCAACAGAAAATCCAGTTCATTGCATCAGTTATTCATAATCCGAAAATTGTCATTATGGATGAGGCGTTCAGTGGGCTTGATCCGGTGAATGTGGAGTTATTGAAATCGACGGTTAAGGAATTGCGCGATCAAGGTACGAGCATCGTATTTTCTACACACCGAATGGAGCATGTAGAGGAGCTGTGCCGTAACATCTCGATTATGCATAAGTCAAATGCGGTACTGCAAGGATCAATCAAAGAGATTAAGAAGAAGTTCCCGCAGGAAAAGGTCATCGTTGCTGGTGAAGGACAAATTAATGGACTCGATACTTTGGCGGGTGTTACACAAGTTGTTCGTCATGAGCATGGCGCTTATGAGTTGAAAGTGAGTGCTCCTGAAGTCGGTCAACGCATTTTGCAGCATGCATTATCACAAGGGGCGGTTACGCACTTTGAAGTGAAGGAACCGACTTTGAATGAAATCTTTATTAAGACGGTAGGTGAGAGCCATGAATAACGGATTCACAACAGTTATCGGATTTACGATGCGCAATAAATTTCGGAGTAAAAGCTTCATTATTACAACAGTTATTCTTGCAATTCTAGTCGTTGTAGGTGGTAATCTTCCATATCTGATCAACAAGCTGGGCGGTAGTGGTGATAAAGTAACGAATGTTGGTTATGTGCAAAATGCTCAGGGTAGTGTAATAGATGGCTTGAAGGCTTATTATGGTAAGCTGCCAGAGGCAAACATAAAGCTAATGGCGAATTCCTCGGAAGAGAAGCTTAAGGAATCTCTTGAAGCGGGAGAGATTAAAGGGTATTTGATCTTCGAAGAAGATGCGGTTATGGGCTTCCCGAAAGTGACATTCAATTCGGAAAGTGCTTTTAGCGGTGGTACGAGTTCTTCATTGAAAGTTGCTTTGCAGCAGGTGAAGACGGATTTAGTTGTCAAGGATGCGGGACTGACAGATGAGCAGAAGCTACAACTGTTCTCTCCCATTTCATTCGACACCGCTCAAGTCAGCTTCACGAACGATGCGGGCAAGACGGAGCAAGAGCAAGGGATCGCCATTGGACTCACTTATGTAATGCTCATTCTACTGTTCATGAGTGTTATGATTAGTGGACAGCTTATTGCAACGGAAATTACTGCCGAGAAGAGCTCACGTGTAATGGAGATTATCGTGACTAGCGTGTCACCGCTCAAGCAGATGTGGGGCAAAATCATCGGTACGTTCGTTGTCAGCGTCGTGCAGCTAGTTGTTCTTGTTGGAGCGCTCGTTGTCAATCTTCAACTGCCACATAACAAAGATGCACTTGCAGGCTTTGGCATTAATCTTAGCGGTATCGAACCACAGTTGATTGTATATGCAGTATTCTTTTACCTTGCTGGATTTTTCCTCTATGCGACGTTGTTCGCAGCTGTTGGCTCCATCGTTAGCCGTACAGAAGATCTCGGGCAAGCGGTTATGCCCATAACGATGCTTACACTAGCAGGTTTCTACATCGCAATGTATGGTTTGAACGATCCGAACGCTGCGTTCATTCAAGTGTGCCAGTACATTCCGTTTTTTGCACCATTCATTCTGTTCCTAAGAATCGGCTTGGTTGAGCCTGCTTGGTGGGAAATCGCGGTATCTATCGGAATTTTAATTGCAACCATTCTTGCAATCGGTTGGCTCTCAGCTAAGATCTACCGCGCAGGCGTACTCATGTACGGCAAGCGTCCATCGATGAAAGAGCTGTTTAAAGCTATGAAGGCTTATAAGGTTTAAAATGAGATAAATAACTGTGGGTAACGCTAAACTGGCTACCCAAGTCGAGAGGTTTATTATAGAGATCCATTCCGATGATGTAATCCGGAGTGGGTCTCTTTCTGTTTGATAGCTATTCGCCAAGATATGAAGTTAAAAAAACGAACAAAATGTGTGTTATTGTAAAAAGACGGAAAATATTATCCCCTCTATGATGATAATGGAAGCTTAGGAATCGGAAGGAGGCTTTTTTTTTGAAAAAACCCATTTTACTAATCGTTTATGGCCTTGTAACAAGCTTATTTGTGCTGTTCTTCTGGTACTTTGGCATTCGGGAAGATAAGCAAAATTTCTGGAATGAGAAACCTATCGGATTGATTGGAGAAATTGAAGAAAAATATGTGATGGTTACATTTCAGTCGGGGCTGGATTACTGGAGAAGCATTATGAAGGGATTCGAGGATGCGGCTCAAATACTGAATGTCTCGGTCGATTTTCGGGGGGCGACGCAGTATGATGCAAGCGAAGAAATTACCGTTCTTGAGCAAGTCATCGCGAAGAAACCAGCGGGCATTGCGGTAACAGCTATTAATCCTGATGCCTTAATTGGAACGATCAATAAGGCAATAGAAGCAGGCATTCCGATCGTACTCTTTGACTCAGATGCGCCTAACAGCATGGCTTACTCTTTTTTGGGAACTGATAATTATAGCGCGGGAGCACAAGCGGCTCGTGAATTTGGTAGATTGCTAGTCGGAAAAGGGAAAGCGGCGATTGTCACTCAACCTAATCAATTAAATCATGAAGAGAGAACAAAAGGCTTCAAAGAGACGATAAGTAAGGAATTTCCAAATATTGAAATCGTGCAAATTGCCGATGGGAAAGGCAATGTGCAGGAATCGGAAAAAATAGCGGAATCGATACTGCGTAAATATCCAGACATCGACGGATTTTTTGCGACGCAGGCAAATGGTGGTGTTGGGATTGGACAAGCTCTAAAGAAGTTAGGTTTGGCGGGTAAAAAAGTGGTTATCGGATTCGACACCGATAAAGGGACATTGGATTTGGTTAAAGACGGTACGATTAATGCAACGCTTGCTCAAGGTACATGGAATATGGGCTACTGGTCGTTGCTGGAGCTGTTTCATCATTATCACAATTTAGTGCAGCCTGATAGTGAAGATATGAATGGTGCTCACCCGCTTCCTCCGTATATCGACACTGGTGTGACCATTGTGACGCAAGCTAACGTGGACAATTATTATGCTAAATAAGTTTAGCTTGGGGAGGGTCGCGTGTGCATCCGTTTAAGAGCCAGGAGCGACGGTCTTTATTACGGCGATTACTGCCAAGAAACTTGCCCATTCGTTATAAATTACTTGTCCATTTTTTGTTGATTACGATTTTGCCATCGTTAATGCTAGGTGTTCTTACCGATTTGGTTGTAAATCGAATCATTGACAGACAGATGAACGAGAATACGCTTCAGCTTATTACCAAAGTTAATCGATCTCTTGAATTCT is from Candidatus Cohnella colombiensis and encodes:
- a CDS encoding ABC transporter ATP-binding protein; this translates as MSVLQVERITKNYGDKTAVNGLSFQVAEGEIYGLLGANGAGKTTTMRMILGLILPDEGDIRYFGKGYSNEQLSMLGYLPEERGMYPKIKVSEQIIYLAQLRGMSRKDADRNLKNWLERFQVPEYYNKKVEELSKGNQQKIQFIASVIHNPKIVIMDEAFSGLDPVNVELLKSTVKELRDQGTSIVFSTHRMEHVEELCRNISIMHKSNAVLQGSIKEIKKKFPQEKVIVAGEGQINGLDTLAGVTQVVRHEHGAYELKVSAPEVGQRILQHALSQGAVTHFEVKEPTLNEIFIKTVGESHE
- a CDS encoding substrate-binding domain-containing protein, with product MKKPILLIVYGLVTSLFVLFFWYFGIREDKQNFWNEKPIGLIGEIEEKYVMVTFQSGLDYWRSIMKGFEDAAQILNVSVDFRGATQYDASEEITVLEQVIAKKPAGIAVTAINPDALIGTINKAIEAGIPIVLFDSDAPNSMAYSFLGTDNYSAGAQAAREFGRLLVGKGKAAIVTQPNQLNHEERTKGFKETISKEFPNIEIVQIADGKGNVQESEKIAESILRKYPDIDGFFATQANGGVGIGQALKKLGLAGKKVVIGFDTDKGTLDLVKDGTINATLAQGTWNMGYWSLLELFHHYHNLVQPDSEDMNGAHPLPPYIDTGVTIVTQANVDNYYAK
- a CDS encoding S-layer homology domain-containing protein, whose amino-acid sequence is MKKKLHSTKILPVILLVCMLLVLVTPSANATAELTTDTSSGLPSRTGKEIAEQWKKLMSPTSDINKPYQVQPSVSKNHTPGSLKADYLKDAVNAANFYRFISGLPYDLKTSAELNEKAQYGSVLLAANKSLSHRPGQPSNMDDDFYKKGYASTSSANIYSSFGFRTHILIHSIHSYMEDSDVYNLDAVGHRRWILNPMLLNIGLGLAESTSGSKFSAMQVFDRSRTEKVAYNYVAYPAQGAFPIEVFNADYAWSISPNMSMYEIPDASKVTVTLTRTRDKQKKTWKLGEANNKVTSSDAYFNVDETNYGSGPAIIFRPNGIDKYAAGDKFEVVVSGLLTLSGSPAKINYSVEFMSAQNYVAPPKPEEVYPFSDIATHWARDTIIWANNNKIVSGYADGKFKPKEQVSEEEFLKMFIGALAIPVPESDGRWSNKYYVYAGANGYNLLGSSDSAIRLLPMSRLSVAELIASAAGLSYTDDAAIQYLLDNGYSQGKSSATVEGYQGADTLTRAEAVQFLKNLLDAGYMKE
- a CDS encoding GntR family transcriptional regulator produces the protein MWLPIQIDEQRPEPLYHQIEVQLRGLILSGQLKEGTLLPSIRELAVSLKCSAITVRRVYQDLENEALIRTRQGMGTFVAGIDTMALDEHRLEQVKEKLIRAINVGLELGFAIMEIEQLFKELVEQKTVDLKGGSL
- a CDS encoding ABC transporter permease codes for the protein MNNGFTTVIGFTMRNKFRSKSFIITTVILAILVVVGGNLPYLINKLGGSGDKVTNVGYVQNAQGSVIDGLKAYYGKLPEANIKLMANSSEEKLKESLEAGEIKGYLIFEEDAVMGFPKVTFNSESAFSGGTSSSLKVALQQVKTDLVVKDAGLTDEQKLQLFSPISFDTAQVSFTNDAGKTEQEQGIAIGLTYVMLILLFMSVMISGQLIATEITAEKSSRVMEIIVTSVSPLKQMWGKIIGTFVVSVVQLVVLVGALVVNLQLPHNKDALAGFGINLSGIEPQLIVYAVFFYLAGFFLYATLFAAVGSIVSRTEDLGQAVMPITMLTLAGFYIAMYGLNDPNAAFIQVCQYIPFFAPFILFLRIGLVEPAWWEIAVSIGILIATILAIGWLSAKIYRAGVLMYGKRPSMKELFKAMKAYKV
- a CDS encoding ABC transporter ATP-binding protein, whose protein sequence is MTLVDTDHAIVLKGAEHHQSPFTLGPLNCEIPRGYVTAIVGRNGSGKSTLFRMLLGLAPVNGGTIEVLGTLLGPQSDEAYKAKVGFLPENPFAYENSITANEKAAFASKWYPTWDWERYYKIMRHFDGEGTKKLSKLSKGMRRKVELAVTLAHDPELLLLDEPSTGLDPFAWKSMIEQLQRYMENGDRTLVIASHITEEVRRLADYILFMYRGSILGIYEKDKLFDDWRVLVVQWQGESIPDRGKLGGIPGVQGITEAGPGIFRIEVNEPASGEQYCQAIGFHVLSVQRMELEDILGCLIRKEDAKR
- a CDS encoding RluA family pseudouridine synthase, translating into MKNNKSPRRSGGAFKSKPSASRHQAGPARNHSTPPRQFPVTEETELLLFLLAKLSGQGRNSIKSLLSHGQVSVDDRVEKLYNHPLKPGQIVSISKERATSSSSFVGLRILHEDNDVIVIYKDAGLLSIATAEDAELTAYRQLTAHVRLKHAQNRIFVLHRLDRDTSGVMMFAKSEQVQQKMQNDWKNTVKERTYVALVEGLVKKSQGTITSWLKENSAMKMYSSPHPEDGLHAVTHYKVLKATRTYSLLTVELETGRKNQIRVHMQDLGHPIVGDKKYGSKTKPINRLGLHARVLSFVHPTTGETMRFETPIPKAFLSQFREEEQ
- a CDS encoding ABC-2 transporter permease; translated protein: MTQWQAVRLVGVHILKREWIGVVATLIFALYCGFVSGSMIGEYFHKANPPGAIMSLVDLMYIVVYPFFGTIMNRSVMTICREDAYSKRIAVLRALPISFRAILQARLLQSFIMIPIIGGVSLIFQYVLYSKIREALSWTEWLTFTLLVLTYSLIAGTLYFVIESVCNGKQYVIVYTIMMFVVIAVGITINLLGKSLFERVMTFVQSGSATIGWMLALLVLVCVINWLGYNFTLRRIKSRSIML
- a CDS encoding methyltransferase domain-containing protein, with the protein product MKQRDRDQKVHWEATAYDQTMRFVSDYGLDLFKWLNPQQGESIVDFGCGTGDLASQIAGSGAEVLGVDISPEMVQRAREKYPLLRFECADGMSWTPTQTYDAVFSNAALHWMKDAEAAVETMTKCLRKGGRLVVEFGGYRNIQSIIDAMQATLENSGRMDAFVNPWYFPKVGEYAAILERHGMEVSHAMLFDRPTAQEKGEKGMLNWLHMFGTAMVPKATKAETEEWFNEVVMRLKSTQYQEGSWIADYRRIRMYALKQQ